A DNA window from Micromonospora inyonensis contains the following coding sequences:
- a CDS encoding AAA family ATPase has translation MPALVITRGLPGSGKTTYAKRWVAQDPERRFRVNRDDLRAMGHGGRAGVRWQEDAVTTAQKAQVLALLHAGLSVIADDTNLPDASVEQWRQLAEQAGAHLVAVDLRDVPVETCIARDAARGAGGGRLVGGDVIRRIADEGRCRVLDAA, from the coding sequence ATGCCCGCACTTGTCATTACCCGTGGCCTGCCCGGCTCTGGCAAGACCACCTACGCCAAGCGGTGGGTGGCCCAGGATCCTGAGCGCCGATTCCGCGTGAACCGCGACGACCTGCGGGCCATGGGCCACGGCGGTAGGGCCGGTGTGCGGTGGCAGGAGGACGCGGTGACCACCGCGCAGAAAGCGCAGGTGCTCGCCCTGCTGCACGCCGGCCTGAGTGTGATCGCGGACGACACGAACTTGCCGGACGCGTCGGTGGAGCAGTGGCGGCAGCTTGCCGAGCAGGCCGGGGCGCACCTGGTGGCGGTCGACCTGCGGGACGTGCCGGTGGAAACCTGCATCGCCCGAGATGCGGCCCGTGGTGCCGGCGGTGGCCGGCTGGTGGGTGGAGACGTCATCCGCCGGATAGCCGACGAGGGCCGGTGCCGGGTGCTCGACGCCGCATAG
- a CDS encoding DUF4913 domain-containing protein, with protein MTSPTSGPGTDPVADLTNPLDQIAGTPEEPAPAHDPNAPEPVFRNIDQFVSGYLALVLERRVASGPTPGINWCPRWWAHPEALSRLYALWRAWEALRVNDPHTGMSVWWRDHLDPHLAVLTGDAGPFTRCGSDRHRDPEPLHVEPAPTEVLAQLPDA; from the coding sequence ATGACCAGCCCGACGTCCGGACCAGGCACCGACCCGGTCGCCGACCTGACCAACCCGCTCGACCAAATCGCCGGCACGCCTGAGGAACCGGCACCGGCACACGACCCGAACGCACCGGAACCCGTCTTCCGCAACATCGACCAGTTCGTCTCCGGCTACCTCGCGCTCGTCCTAGAACGTCGGGTCGCCTCCGGGCCCACACCCGGCATCAACTGGTGCCCCCGCTGGTGGGCACACCCCGAAGCGCTATCCCGCCTCTACGCCCTGTGGCGGGCCTGGGAAGCTCTACGCGTCAACGACCCCCACACCGGCATGAGCGTCTGGTGGCGTGACCACCTCGACCCGCACCTGGCGGTCCTGACCGGCGATGCCGGCCCGTTCACCCGTTGCGGGTCGGACCGGCACCGCGACCCGGAGCCTCTGCATGTAGAGCCCGCTCCAACCGAGGTGCTGGCGCAGTTGCCTGACGCCTGA
- a CDS encoding HD domain-containing protein codes for MTVDHALAIPTDEQIRALHERFAPTEEAFDLVYTHCRIVWAVAEQLLDRYSSALDVDLVRVGSLLHDIGVYRLYGAAGKLDQENYIRHGVLGHALLRDLGFPEHVGRFCSHHTGVGLTREDVLQQSLPLPVGDYTAGTVEEQLVMYADKFHSKTTPPTFVTAASYAAGVRRFGADKVARFAALVEKFGEPDLLLLSRHYQQSLI; via the coding sequence GTGACGGTCGATCACGCGCTGGCAATCCCGACCGACGAGCAGATCCGAGCGTTACACGAACGGTTTGCGCCCACCGAGGAAGCCTTCGACCTCGTCTACACTCACTGCCGAATCGTCTGGGCCGTGGCGGAGCAACTGCTCGATAGGTATTCCTCGGCCCTGGACGTCGATCTGGTGCGAGTGGGGAGTCTCCTGCACGACATCGGTGTCTACCGTCTGTACGGGGCGGCGGGGAAACTCGATCAGGAGAATTACATCCGCCACGGGGTGCTGGGGCACGCGTTACTGCGTGACCTCGGATTTCCTGAGCACGTGGGTAGGTTCTGTTCCCACCACACCGGTGTCGGTCTCACCCGCGAGGACGTCCTGCAGCAGAGCCTGCCACTACCGGTCGGCGACTACACGGCCGGCACCGTGGAGGAGCAGCTGGTGATGTACGCGGACAAGTTTCACAGCAAGACGACGCCGCCCACGTTCGTGACCGCGGCGTCCTACGCTGCCGGCGTGCGGCGATTCGGTGCGGATAAGGTAGCCCGGTTCGCGGCGCTGGTGGAGAAGTTCGGTGAGCCGGACCTTCTCCTACTGTCCCGCCATTATCAGCAATCGCTGATCTGA
- a CDS encoding recombinase family protein has protein sequence MSNNPTTGLMGTLDGVTVTPMPVEGDLLAPTPLAGVLVGYGRVSTREQNLARQQAALTAAGCAKCFFDKASGKNTDRPELAKVFEYIRPGDVLTVVSLDRLGRSLEDLIGIVGRLKRHGVGFQSLHEKLDTTTAGGMFVFHVFAALAEFLRTIIVANTNEGLAAARARGQRLGRPPAMTPEKVAYALQLLAEPNRTMTSIAKLLGVSRSTLYSALPNLVPTQRDNQAALQDR, from the coding sequence GTGTCCAACAACCCGACGACGGGTTTGATGGGCACTCTGGACGGCGTGACCGTCACCCCCATGCCCGTCGAGGGCGACCTGCTCGCCCCGACTCCGCTCGCAGGCGTGCTCGTCGGCTACGGGCGAGTCTCCACCCGCGAGCAGAACCTCGCCCGCCAGCAAGCCGCACTGACCGCGGCCGGCTGCGCCAAATGCTTCTTCGACAAGGCATCCGGGAAGAACACCGATCGGCCCGAGCTAGCCAAGGTGTTCGAGTACATCCGGCCCGGCGACGTGCTCACCGTCGTCTCGCTCGACCGGCTCGGCCGCTCGCTGGAAGACCTGATCGGCATCGTCGGCCGGCTCAAGCGCCACGGCGTTGGCTTCCAGTCCCTGCACGAAAAGCTCGATACCACCACCGCAGGAGGGATGTTCGTCTTCCACGTCTTCGCCGCGCTGGCCGAGTTCCTGCGTACCATCATCGTGGCCAACACCAACGAGGGCCTGGCCGCAGCTCGCGCCCGCGGGCAACGGCTCGGCCGGCCGCCGGCCATGACGCCGGAGAAGGTCGCGTACGCGCTGCAGCTGCTCGCCGAGCCGAACCGCACGATGACCTCGATCGCCAAGCTGCTCGGCGTCTCTCGCAGCACCCTGTACAGCGCGCTGCCTAACCTCGTTCCGACCCAACGCGACAACCAGGCCGCCCTGCAAGACCGGTGA
- a CDS encoding CRISPR-associated helicase/endonuclease Cas3: MSSDHARALAALWGKSNAGGYPNLLLQHLLDTAAVGELIWDSYLADRVKWWLDELSGGNGRRFFALLCGWHDVGKASPAFQNKVDHLAQGVRAAGLTWRHLNAQSMRWHHTRAGAVIISSVLQEAGWRREAVEWVWPMVAGHHGLVPSRRDVFTAAGRFPDAQGGGAAWQETQAALVRAVADHLGVDLAGAAPVKTPRRGEQLGLAGFIIMADWIASSDHFGGVFHLPDVTMAEARKRAANAWATLELRGGWGGGAYRQVPDLVAARFGKGARPLQAACVALAEQMAAPGLLIIEAPMGEGKTEGALAASEVLGRRFGFDGIFVGMPTQATSDPMFDRVLQWAGKVDPHLPVGLLHGKRMFNPQWNALQRSIHFAGIDDMGCEDEFDLTGPSQTIRPAHAPAQWFLGAKRGMFMPITVGTIDHLLYAATRTKHVMLRHAGLAGRVVVLDEIHAYDVYMSQFLHEALRWLADAGVPVILLSATLPPQQRQSLMRAYLQGVQGRRDVELPALDETDGYPALHALTVSGDTVTCTTRTAAPWREASRVAVEIVQEASAGSPDPVVGLLDGELRDGGCALVIRNTVGRAQRTYQALMDRWGDDTLILLHARLTTAARAERTQKALELLGPPGGEISRPHRLIVVATQLAEQSFDVDVDVLVTDLAPIDLVLQRVGRVHRHVRPGRTRLPKVYVTGIRTAQDGPPSFPPGSEAVYRRYPLLRAAALVTEAVGAGGWSIPADVPDLVRRGYDTTTHAVPETWLLATEAAHEAWRTEQQARRHAGEQFLLAGESNLGAPTLAGLHDRPSGEAPSDDELAAVVRDGPETVEAVLVRRIGDCYYTLDGRRLGPNGDVSGSGIAEEVIGAIVRLPARVTEAAKALEPLPGWYGNPWLHKARALCVDDCNSVVLGDRRLTYDHQLGLLENKA, translated from the coding sequence ATGTCGTCGGACCATGCCCGTGCACTTGCCGCGTTGTGGGGGAAGTCGAATGCTGGCGGGTATCCCAACCTGCTGCTGCAGCATCTCCTGGATACCGCCGCGGTTGGAGAGTTGATCTGGGACAGCTATCTCGCTGACCGTGTCAAGTGGTGGCTCGACGAGCTTTCCGGTGGTAATGGTCGTCGATTCTTTGCTCTTCTTTGTGGCTGGCATGACGTGGGGAAGGCTTCCCCGGCGTTCCAGAACAAGGTCGATCATCTGGCGCAAGGAGTGCGGGCCGCCGGTCTGACGTGGCGTCACCTGAATGCGCAGTCGATGAGGTGGCATCACACGCGGGCGGGAGCGGTGATCATTTCATCGGTTCTGCAGGAGGCGGGGTGGCGCCGGGAGGCTGTCGAGTGGGTTTGGCCGATGGTGGCTGGCCATCACGGCTTGGTTCCTTCGCGTCGCGACGTGTTCACGGCGGCTGGCAGGTTCCCTGATGCACAAGGTGGCGGTGCCGCCTGGCAGGAGACGCAGGCCGCGCTGGTGCGTGCTGTCGCTGATCACCTCGGTGTCGATCTGGCGGGTGCGGCTCCAGTCAAGACTCCACGCCGGGGCGAGCAGCTCGGCCTAGCCGGTTTCATAATCATGGCGGACTGGATCGCCAGCAGCGATCACTTCGGTGGTGTCTTCCACCTGCCCGACGTCACTATGGCCGAGGCACGTAAACGGGCGGCTAATGCCTGGGCGACGCTGGAGCTGCGTGGCGGGTGGGGTGGGGGTGCGTACCGTCAGGTGCCGGATCTGGTGGCGGCGCGGTTTGGCAAGGGAGCCCGTCCGTTGCAGGCCGCGTGCGTCGCGTTGGCCGAGCAGATGGCTGCACCGGGGCTGCTGATCATCGAGGCGCCGATGGGGGAGGGGAAAACCGAGGGGGCGTTGGCCGCCAGCGAGGTTCTGGGCCGGCGGTTCGGCTTCGACGGAATCTTTGTGGGCATGCCCACGCAGGCGACCAGCGACCCCATGTTCGACCGGGTGCTGCAGTGGGCCGGCAAGGTCGATCCGCATCTACCGGTGGGCCTGCTGCACGGCAAGCGCATGTTCAACCCTCAGTGGAACGCCCTCCAGCGCAGCATCCACTTCGCCGGTATCGACGACATGGGGTGCGAGGACGAGTTCGACCTCACAGGGCCAAGCCAAACGATCCGTCCCGCGCATGCCCCAGCGCAATGGTTCCTTGGGGCGAAACGGGGCATGTTCATGCCGATCACCGTCGGGACCATCGACCACCTGCTGTACGCGGCGACCCGCACCAAGCATGTGATGCTCCGGCATGCCGGCCTGGCCGGCCGAGTGGTGGTCCTGGACGAGATCCACGCCTACGACGTCTACATGTCGCAGTTCCTGCACGAGGCGCTGCGTTGGCTGGCGGATGCGGGGGTGCCGGTGATCCTGCTGTCAGCGACCCTGCCGCCGCAGCAGCGTCAGAGCCTGATGCGCGCCTACCTGCAGGGGGTGCAGGGCCGCCGTGACGTCGAGCTGCCAGCCCTCGATGAGACCGATGGCTATCCGGCCCTGCACGCGCTGACCGTCTCCGGTGACACCGTCACCTGCACGACCCGGACAGCAGCCCCGTGGCGGGAGGCGAGTCGGGTGGCCGTGGAGATCGTGCAGGAGGCCTCCGCTGGCAGCCCAGACCCGGTTGTGGGTCTTCTCGACGGCGAGCTGCGTGACGGTGGCTGCGCCTTGGTCATCCGCAACACGGTCGGCCGCGCCCAGCGCACCTACCAGGCTCTGATGGACCGTTGGGGCGACGACACCCTGATTCTTCTGCACGCACGGTTGACGACCGCTGCGCGCGCCGAGCGTACGCAGAAGGCGCTGGAGCTGCTCGGGCCGCCCGGCGGTGAGATCTCGCGCCCGCACCGGCTGATCGTGGTGGCCACACAGCTCGCCGAGCAATCCTTCGACGTTGATGTGGATGTGCTTGTCACCGATCTTGCCCCGATCGACCTTGTGCTGCAGCGGGTCGGCCGTGTGCACCGGCATGTCCGTCCGGGGCGCACGCGTCTGCCGAAGGTGTATGTCACTGGCATACGGACCGCGCAGGACGGACCACCGTCGTTCCCGCCTGGCAGCGAGGCCGTGTATCGGCGTTACCCTCTGCTTCGAGCCGCCGCGTTGGTCACCGAAGCCGTAGGCGCCGGCGGATGGAGCATCCCCGCCGACGTGCCCGACTTGGTCCGCCGAGGCTACGACACCACCACCCACGCCGTTCCAGAGACGTGGTTGCTGGCAACCGAGGCCGCGCACGAGGCGTGGCGAACCGAGCAGCAGGCCCGGCGGCACGCGGGGGAACAGTTCCTGCTCGCCGGTGAGAGCAACCTCGGCGCCCCGACCCTGGCCGGGCTGCACGACCGTCCCTCGGGTGAGGCACCCAGCGACGACGAACTGGCAGCGGTCGTGCGGGACGGCCCTGAGACCGTCGAGGCTGTCCTTGTCCGCAGGATCGGCGACTGCTACTACACGCTCGACGGGCGTCGCCTCGGCCCTAACGGTGACGTCAGCGGCAGTGGAATCGCCGAGGAGGTGATCGGGGCGATCGTACGTCTGCCCGCCCGCGTCACCGAAGCCGCGAAGGCACTCGAGCCCCTTCCCGGCTGGTACGGCAACCCCTGGCTCCACAAGGCCCGAGCCCTCTGCGTCGACGACTGCAACTCAGTCGTCCTCGGTGACCGGCGACTCACCTACGACCACCAGCTCGGACTGCTGGAAAACAAGGCATGA
- the casA gene encoding type I-E CRISPR-associated protein Cse1/CasA encodes MERHSFNLLDQEWVPVVEGGQPRCLSLMDVLVRAHEIDGLSTANPLETVAVLRQVLLPIYLDACGIPNSEAEWEHRRAVGQVDVGLLKPYLDEHRVRFDLFGDRPFGQAAGLRTAKDEDKPISLLVAATATGNNVPLFTSRNEANPPSMTPAEAVRAMLAAQCWDTAAIKSGAADDPQVKGGKTTGNPTGPCGALGVVVPIGRNLFETLLLNSPIVRQPPREDRPQWRRELAMTGVWETRSALGLLDLLTWQSRRIRLIPENDAGGATVVRRVVLTAGDRLQLIPRDVEPHTAWRRVDKPRAGQASHMPMRHAPGRDAWRGLTPMLATVPGTDLAYSSSILLTQLGDVEVSDLPLQVLTVGVAYGNQSAVVEDILADMIPLPLAAFAAGEVRRLVEAVVEQAEELRRAGNRLDDDLRRAAGGDPVPWDRGLRPGDALMHELNRVVRRLLAGLQREPERCEEAEDAWRRSAYGLALKAAEPALAAVPPTAFLGREEDDKQAKKQKKTYRASLAEAWYEGAVRKILGVEPAHVSEWKAQG; translated from the coding sequence ATGGAGAGACACTCGTTCAATCTGCTGGACCAGGAGTGGGTGCCGGTCGTGGAGGGCGGCCAGCCGAGGTGCTTGTCGCTCATGGATGTGTTGGTCCGAGCGCATGAGATCGACGGACTGAGTACTGCCAACCCGTTGGAAACCGTGGCGGTACTGCGGCAGGTACTGCTGCCGATTTACCTGGATGCGTGCGGCATTCCCAACAGCGAAGCCGAGTGGGAACACCGGCGGGCGGTCGGCCAGGTCGACGTTGGTCTGCTCAAGCCGTATCTGGACGAGCATCGGGTGCGGTTTGACCTGTTCGGCGACCGGCCGTTCGGCCAGGCAGCGGGACTGCGGACGGCGAAGGACGAGGACAAGCCCATCTCCTTGTTGGTCGCGGCGACGGCGACCGGTAACAACGTGCCGCTGTTCACGTCTCGGAACGAGGCGAACCCGCCGTCGATGACACCGGCCGAAGCGGTGAGGGCGATGCTGGCCGCGCAGTGTTGGGACACGGCCGCCATCAAGTCGGGCGCCGCTGACGATCCGCAGGTGAAGGGCGGCAAGACCACCGGGAACCCTACCGGTCCATGTGGCGCGCTGGGCGTTGTCGTGCCGATCGGCCGGAACCTGTTCGAGACCTTGTTGTTGAACAGCCCGATCGTGCGGCAGCCGCCGCGCGAGGACCGCCCGCAGTGGCGGCGTGAGCTGGCGATGACCGGGGTCTGGGAGACGCGGTCCGCATTGGGGTTGTTGGATCTGCTGACCTGGCAGTCTCGCCGGATACGTCTCATCCCCGAGAACGACGCCGGTGGGGCGACCGTGGTGCGGCGAGTGGTGCTCACCGCCGGTGACCGCCTGCAGCTCATACCGAGGGATGTGGAGCCGCACACCGCTTGGCGCAGGGTCGATAAGCCACGCGCCGGCCAGGCATCGCATATGCCGATGCGGCATGCCCCGGGTCGGGATGCGTGGCGAGGGCTCACCCCGATGCTGGCCACCGTGCCGGGCACCGACCTCGCCTACAGCAGCAGCATCCTACTCACCCAGCTCGGTGACGTCGAGGTCAGTGACCTGCCGCTGCAGGTGTTGACGGTGGGCGTCGCATACGGCAACCAGTCGGCGGTGGTGGAGGACATCCTCGCGGACATGATCCCGCTGCCGCTGGCCGCGTTCGCGGCCGGTGAGGTGCGGCGCCTGGTTGAGGCGGTGGTCGAGCAGGCTGAGGAATTACGGAGGGCTGGTAACCGGCTCGATGACGACCTGCGGCGGGCCGCCGGTGGTGATCCGGTGCCCTGGGACAGGGGACTGCGGCCCGGGGACGCGTTGATGCATGAACTCAACCGGGTGGTGCGGCGCTTGCTGGCGGGTCTGCAGCGCGAACCGGAGCGGTGCGAGGAAGCGGAGGACGCGTGGCGGCGGTCAGCTTACGGACTGGCGCTCAAGGCCGCGGAGCCCGCGTTGGCGGCCGTGCCGCCGACGGCGTTCCTCGGCCGTGAGGAGGACGACAAGCAGGCCAAGAAACAGAAGAAGACGTATCGGGCGAGCCTCGCCGAGGCGTGGTACGAGGGAGCGGTCCGCAAAATCCTCGGTGTCGAGCCCGCTCATGTCAGCGAATGGAAGGCGCAGGGATGA
- the casB gene encoding type I-E CRISPR-associated protein Cse2/CasB, which yields MTSTDDQGQRKGNRPFFWEKDYAKSPPEGADLAALRRGWGRPAGAVPAMWPHYTRLRADGWASPQLHAEHAALVLFALHQQSQSRLVHQPNVGLGLAVAKLRDCGKFSADAVTGRFGAAATATSFTEVVAHLRGLVTQLRALAPTQPLDYTQLFWDLCRWQDPENVHEIRRRWGSQYFTHREKTENVTDAGAAA from the coding sequence ATGACCAGCACCGACGATCAGGGCCAGCGGAAGGGAAACCGCCCGTTCTTCTGGGAGAAGGACTATGCGAAGAGTCCACCCGAGGGCGCGGACCTTGCCGCGCTGCGCCGCGGGTGGGGACGACCGGCCGGTGCGGTACCGGCGATGTGGCCGCACTACACGCGACTGCGCGCCGACGGCTGGGCGAGCCCGCAGCTACACGCCGAGCACGCCGCGCTGGTGCTGTTCGCTCTGCATCAGCAGTCCCAGTCAAGACTGGTGCACCAGCCAAACGTCGGACTGGGCCTGGCGGTGGCGAAGCTACGTGACTGCGGAAAGTTCAGCGCCGACGCGGTCACTGGCCGGTTCGGCGCGGCAGCGACGGCAACCAGCTTCACCGAGGTCGTCGCTCATCTGCGGGGCCTGGTGACCCAACTGCGTGCCCTCGCCCCGACACAGCCGCTGGACTACACCCAGCTCTTCTGGGATCTGTGCAGGTGGCAGGACCCGGAAAACGTGCACGAAATCCGGCGACGGTGGGGCTCCCAGTACTTCACCCACCGCGAGAAGACGGAGAACGTCACTGACGCAGGCGCCGCCGCCTGA
- the cas7e gene encoding type I-E CRISPR-associated protein Cas7/Cse4/CasC: MTEARTYIDIHILQTVPPSNLNRDDAGSPKQAIYGGARRARVSSQAWKRATRKSFTEDLDYSPSQLGTRTKRVSTLLAERLAARTNLDDEAATRLSNALLAHDLDIKPGKKPTETAYLLFVGRNQLEAIVDLVADRAAELTALPDDALAKAVADLPVRAQLTVKHPIDVALFGRMVADIPTLNVDAATQVAHALSVHPVEIEFDYYTAVDDEKKPDEDAGAAMIGTVEFTSATLYRFATLDVRQLAGNLDQDLEATVEAAQAFLHAFVTSMPTGHQNTFAHRTIPSLVSYVVRTNQPVNLVNAFEKPIRNRDGIAAAATTRLATELDRTSTAWGLTPLAVASVYDPTLADASTIARVFGESRSLADAIDATIATVRTRLTGTSTTR; encoded by the coding sequence GTGACCGAAGCGCGCACCTACATCGACATCCACATCCTGCAGACCGTGCCACCGTCGAACCTCAACCGAGACGACGCCGGCAGCCCGAAACAAGCCATCTACGGCGGTGCCCGCCGGGCCCGTGTCTCCTCCCAGGCATGGAAACGCGCCACCCGCAAGTCCTTCACCGAAGACCTCGACTACTCGCCCAGCCAGTTGGGAACCCGCACGAAGCGGGTGTCGACGCTACTGGCCGAACGACTGGCCGCCCGGACGAACCTCGACGACGAGGCCGCGACCCGGCTGAGCAACGCACTGCTCGCACACGACTTGGACATCAAGCCCGGCAAGAAGCCCACCGAAACCGCCTACCTACTGTTCGTCGGCCGGAACCAACTCGAAGCGATCGTCGACCTGGTCGCCGACCGGGCCGCCGAGCTGACCGCGCTGCCCGACGACGCACTCGCCAAGGCCGTCGCCGACCTACCGGTGCGCGCGCAGCTGACCGTCAAGCACCCGATCGACGTCGCTCTGTTCGGCCGGATGGTCGCCGACATCCCCACCCTCAACGTTGACGCGGCCACCCAGGTCGCGCACGCCCTGTCGGTGCACCCCGTGGAGATCGAGTTCGACTACTACACGGCTGTCGACGACGAGAAGAAGCCCGACGAGGACGCTGGCGCGGCGATGATCGGCACCGTCGAGTTCACCTCCGCGACCCTGTACCGGTTCGCCACCCTCGACGTGCGGCAGCTCGCCGGCAACCTCGACCAGGACCTCGAGGCGACTGTCGAGGCCGCCCAGGCATTCCTGCACGCCTTCGTCACCTCCATGCCCACCGGACACCAGAACACCTTCGCCCACCGCACGATCCCCAGCCTCGTCTCCTACGTCGTCCGGACCAACCAGCCGGTCAACCTCGTCAACGCCTTCGAGAAGCCGATCCGCAACCGCGACGGCATCGCCGCCGCTGCCACCACGCGCCTGGCCACCGAACTGGACCGCACGAGCACCGCCTGGGGGCTCACCCCCCTCGCGGTAGCCAGCGTGTACGACCCAACCCTGGCCGATGCCTCCACCATCGCGCGGGTCTTCGGCGAATCGCGTAGCCTCGCCGACGCGATTGACGCGACCATCGCCACCGTGCGAACCCGGCTGACCGGAACCTCGACCACGCGATGA
- the cas5e gene encoding type I-E CRISPR-associated protein Cas5/CasD produces MSDSTFCLVLRLAGPLQSWGGRGQLNRRDTLDEPTKSGILGLLAAAQGLRRQDSIEKLLGLNLGVRTDQPGSLLRDYHTVSDYRGRPLPSAAVNAKGVQKPTSPPKHTHVTQRFYLQDAVFVAAVNGPTDLLRTLVDALRSPTFPLALGRRSCPPTQPLLLTPDDTHRVDRDALWPGQPLEVLHRVPWQASDSHRTSRSHRKTMPATVDLPVTVDDEHGDDIRVDVPASFDPLHRGFNTRRVRQEWVRLATGEPENSQPDHDPFALLGW; encoded by the coding sequence ATGAGCGACTCGACGTTCTGCCTGGTGCTCCGGCTGGCCGGGCCCCTGCAGTCGTGGGGCGGACGCGGCCAGCTCAACCGCCGTGACACCCTCGACGAACCCACCAAGAGCGGAATCCTCGGCCTCCTCGCCGCCGCCCAGGGCCTGCGCCGGCAAGACTCCATCGAGAAGCTGCTCGGCCTCAACCTGGGTGTACGCACCGACCAACCCGGATCGCTGCTGCGGGACTACCACACCGTCAGCGACTACCGCGGCCGTCCGCTGCCGTCTGCCGCAGTCAACGCCAAGGGTGTGCAGAAACCGACCTCACCGCCGAAGCACACCCACGTCACCCAACGCTTCTATCTTCAGGACGCGGTCTTCGTCGCCGCCGTCAACGGCCCGACCGACCTGCTACGCACCCTGGTCGACGCCCTGCGTAGCCCGACCTTCCCGCTGGCCCTCGGCCGGCGATCCTGCCCGCCAACCCAGCCGCTGCTGCTGACCCCCGACGACACACACCGCGTCGACCGTGACGCACTCTGGCCCGGACAGCCCCTCGAGGTGCTCCACCGCGTGCCCTGGCAAGCCAGCGACTCCCACCGCACCTCCCGCTCCCACCGCAAAACGATGCCCGCAACCGTGGACCTGCCGGTCACCGTCGACGACGAGCATGGCGACGACATCCGTGTCGACGTGCCCGCCTCGTTCGACCCACTACACCGAGGGTTCAACACCCGTCGGGTCCGCCAAGAATGGGTGCGCCTCGCCACCGGCGAACCCGAGAACAGCCAACCTGACCATGATCCCTTCGCCCTACTCGGGTGGTAG
- the cas6e gene encoding type I-E CRISPR-associated protein Cas6/Cse3/CasE, with the protein MPYLSRIHLNPLRTQAQRMLNNPQVLHAAVLGGLSRQPVTERVLWRLETHQHHLAVLVLTQTKPSWEHLIEQAGWPNADEPQALVKPYEPLLDQIQRGRTFAFRLKANPTSATKKLIKPTTTQAEHLADERPRGVRVAHTKLPEQVDWLLAKLHRAGCTVPTDTINDNEVPAVRATDRHRLRFHKNGRRADTPVTLEAVTFDGLLQVDDPATTRSALLDGIGTGKAYGFGLLTLAPPRPLQES; encoded by the coding sequence ATGCCCTACCTGTCCCGTATCCACCTCAACCCGCTGCGCACCCAGGCCCAACGGATGCTGAACAACCCCCAGGTGCTCCACGCCGCCGTCCTCGGCGGCCTCAGCCGCCAACCCGTCACAGAACGCGTCCTGTGGCGGCTGGAAACCCACCAGCACCACCTCGCCGTCCTCGTCCTCACCCAGACGAAACCGTCCTGGGAACACCTCATCGAACAGGCCGGCTGGCCCAACGCCGACGAACCCCAAGCCCTGGTCAAACCGTACGAACCGCTGCTCGACCAGATCCAGCGCGGCCGAACCTTCGCGTTCCGACTCAAGGCCAACCCCACCAGCGCCACCAAGAAATTGATCAAACCAACCACGACGCAGGCGGAACACCTCGCCGACGAACGGCCACGGGGCGTTCGGGTAGCACACACCAAACTGCCCGAACAGGTCGACTGGCTATTGGCCAAGCTTCACCGGGCAGGCTGCACCGTCCCGACCGACACCATCAACGACAACGAGGTGCCTGCCGTCCGGGCGACCGACCGGCACCGGCTCCGTTTCCACAAGAACGGCCGCCGTGCAGACACACCCGTGACCCTGGAAGCCGTCACCTTCGACGGCCTGCTCCAAGTCGACGATCCGGCAACGACCCGATCGGCGCTGCTCGACGGCATCGGCACCGGCAAGGCCTACGGCTTCGGCCTGCTCACCCTCGCCCCACCACGCCCCCTCCAGGAGTCCTGA